A single window of Acinetobacter wuhouensis DNA harbors:
- a CDS encoding MGMT family protein, producing MSNPELAQMILNVIVQIPKSKVASYGQIASLAGLPKHARLVGKVLGQLPSDHDIPWYRVINSQGRISLNKLDEMGMCVQTAKLLEEGVVVINGKVNLKQFQWKP from the coding sequence ATGTCAAATCCAGAATTAGCACAGATGATTCTCAATGTCATCGTTCAAATACCGAAAAGCAAAGTGGCGAGCTATGGACAAATAGCCAGCTTGGCAGGTTTGCCTAAACATGCACGACTGGTGGGAAAAGTTTTGGGTCAACTTCCATCTGACCATGATATTCCTTGGTATCGCGTCATTAATTCACAAGGTCGAATCAGCTTGAATAAATTAGACGAAATGGGAATGTGTGTGCAGACAGCAAAATTATTGGAAGAAGGCGTTGTTGTGATCAATGGAAAGGTGAATTTGAAACAATTTCAATGGAAACCATAA
- a CDS encoding universal stress protein, with the protein MTYQNILVPVDGSETSLSVVKHAADIAKAFNSKITVVQVMTLDPYIAAEYLSNGQTNQLIERAREFIQDNINAAKEQFVAEGLQVETRLLEGESITHTLAQAVNDLKIDLVVLSSHGRTGLKKLIMGSVAQGLLTELQIPVLVVK; encoded by the coding sequence ATGACTTATCAAAATATCCTCGTTCCAGTCGATGGCTCTGAAACTTCTTTATCTGTCGTTAAACACGCGGCTGATATTGCCAAAGCATTCAATAGTAAAATCACCGTTGTCCAAGTTATGACTTTAGACCCTTATATTGCAGCGGAATATCTAAGCAATGGACAAACAAATCAACTTATTGAACGTGCGCGTGAGTTTATTCAGGACAATATCAATGCTGCCAAAGAACAATTTGTTGCAGAAGGTCTACAAGTTGAAACCCGCCTCTTAGAAGGTGAAAGCATTACCCATACATTGGCGCAAGCAGTCAATGATTTGAAAATAGATCTTGTCGTACTCAGCTCACATGGTCGTACGGGTCTGAAAAAACTCATCATGGGCAGTGTCGCACAAGGTTTATTAACTGAGCTACAAATTCCAGTTTTAGTGGTTAAATAA